The Ochotona princeps isolate mOchPri1 chromosome 26, mOchPri1.hap1, whole genome shotgun sequence genome contains a region encoding:
- the GPR65 gene encoding psychosine receptor: MNTTCFEEQRDLEHYLFPIVYIFVIVVSVPANVGSLCVSFLQAKKKNELGIYLFSLSLSDLLYTVTLPLWINYTWNNDDWTFSPALCKGSAFFMYLNFYSSTAFLTCIAVDRYLAVVYPLRFAFLRTRRFAFMVSLSIWVLETMFNAVILWEDETAVEYCDGKKLNFTLCYDKYPLEKWQIDLNLFRTCTGYVIPLVTIIICNQKVYQAVRQNQATENREKRVIVKLLVSITLTFFLCFTPFHVMVLIRCILERNVNFSNQKSGKRTYAMYRITVALTSLNCVADPILYCFVTETGRSDMWNLLKFCVGKGNKSQKQSKHILSVSTKDTVELDVLE; encoded by the coding sequence ATGAACACCACCTGTTTTGAAGAACAACGTGACCTAGAACACTATTTGTTCCCAATTGTTTACATCTTTGTGATTGTAGTCAGTGTCCCAGCCAATGTTGGATCTCTTTGTGTGTCCTTTCttcaagcaaagaaaaagaatgaactaGGAATTTACCTCTTCAGTTTATCACTCTCAGATTTGCTCTATACCGTAACTCTCCCTCTCTGGATTAATTACACTTGGAATAATGATGACTGGACCTTCTCTCCCGCCTTGTGCAAAGGCAGTGCTTTCTTCATGTACCTGAACTTCTACAGCAGCACTGCATTCCTCACCTGCATCGCCGTGGATCGGTATTTAGCAGTTGTCTACCCTTTGCGCTTTGCTTTTCTAAGGACAAGAAGATTTGCGTTCATGGTCAGTCTATCTATTTGGGTATTGGAAACCATGTTCAATGCTGTAATTCTGTGGGAAGACGAAACAGCGGTTGAATATTGCGATGGCAAGAAGTTGAATTTTACATTGTGCTATGACAAATACCCCTTGGAGAAATGGCAAATCGATCTCAACTTGTTCAGGACATGTACAGGCTATGTCATACCCTTGGTCACCATAATTATCTGCAACCAGAAAGTCTATCAGGCCGTGCGGCAGAACCAAGCCACGGAAAACAGGGAAAAGAGGGTCATTGTCAAGTTACTTGTTAGTATCACGTTGACTTTTTTCCTGTGCTTTACCCCCTTTCATGTGATGGTGCTGATTCGCTGCATTTTAGAACGTAATGTGAACTTCAGTAACCAGAAGTCTGGGAAGCGGACTTACGCAATGTATAGAATCACGGTTGCATTAACAAGCTTAAATTGTGTTGCTGATCCAATTCTGTACTGTTTTGTGACTGAGACAGGGCGATCCGATATGTGGAATCTATTGAAATTCTGTGTGGGGAAGGGTAATAAGtcacaaaaacaaagcaagcacATACTTTCTGTATCTACAAAAGATACTGTAGAATTAGACGTCTTGGAATAg